The Chitinivibrionales bacterium sequence TCGATATTCCGGGCGAGTGGGGGAAGACAAGTGGAATCAGCTCAAGCACCCCCGCGCCGCCATCGTCGGAATCGTGGGTATTCGTTCCAAGCGATACCGGAACCGGCTATATTTATGCAAGCACGGATATTTCTTTCACCCCGCTGTCGGATTCATTATGGGTCAGGGTTATACCCGGCCCGCCGAATAAAATCGATATCTATTCCGAAACCGGCTCGCCGGTTGGAAAGACACCGTATCCGCCAAGCAATGAATTTATCAGACTCAGTGCTGATGATACGCTTGATCTGGTTGCCAAGCTGTTTTATAATTGCCAGGCATGCGTAACAAAAGATTATTACCTTCCGCAATATGAGAGTTCATCGGCAGATATCGATTGGGATGTTATTCAGTACCGCGGAGGTCAGGATACATTAGGAACACTGACATCGAATTCCGGCGCAATCAGCAAATATTTCCGCCGGATTGCCGGTGATACCATACAAATTATCGCTACCTATGAAGGCAAAATATCGGATACGATCAGTATCAGGATCGTGCCCGGCGATGCAGCAGAGCTTGTTATCGAGGGTTCGCTGGATGAAAACCGTGATGAGCTTGCATCGGTACAGTTTACCTCAATCGATGCTGTCGGCGCCACACGAACCGGCTATGCGGTGATACGCGATCAATGGGGCAATAAGGTGAGAAATGCCGAGCGTGCAAACTGGGAATCTGAGAATTCTTCAGTTGTTTCGGTCCCCGGCAGCATTACTGAGACCGGAATTGTTGTCCGGGAGTCGGATATTACCGGTTCATTTCAAGTATGGGCTTATGAAGATATCGGGGCCGATCGGTTCATTGATTCGCTCACAGTAAACCTCGCCGCCTATTATTACCTTGCGCTGCAGATTTACGACAACAATGGCCAGGAGATAGATTCTCTTAGTATGTCAACTAACGATTATGCAAGTTTAATTGTCAAAGGGCAACGCTCCGATGACAGTACCTGGGAAGAGGTTCCTGCCAACTGGGAGATGGATACGCTGTCGCTCTCTACCGATCCTTCGCCGCCGAATAACTCTTCACGCTGGAGAGATTTTTCACCTTCCGCTCCGGGTTCCGGCTGGATCCGTGTGACTCTGGGCAATGACAATCAGACCATGCCCGATACGATATGGGCGACCTTTACGGTGGGGGCTCCCACCAGTATCGAGATTTCGCTGCTCACTCCGGCGGACAGCCTGATTGCCGGTGAGACGATCCGGGCGCGGGTGACAATCCGGAATGATGACGGCGAAGTGCCGGGAATCTGGTGCTATCCTGCCGATGGTGACAGCCAGGCGGTGTACCAGGACATACTCGTTGGATCAGGACAGTCCGACCCGACTGTTTCCACCGGCGAGGACGCCGGAACCGTAAACGAACGTCCAAACACCGGTGACCGGGTTGATGAATGTTTCAACAACGGCATTGACACCGTGGAGTTTGTCCTGTACTATGCCCCGAATACGGGAGAGCAGCACCAACTGTGGACGCGGCTCAACGGTGAATCGGGGTGGCTGGAGGCACATACCGAGAAATTTACCCTCCTTCCCGGCGCCGTCGACAGCGTGGTCCTCGAGTTTGCCGGCGGTGAAATTGTTCCCTCCGACACGGTCCTCAACGCGCCGGACGACAACCTGTACATGGTGCTGATCGGGTACGACCAATACGGTAACCGTATCGGTGAGGTATCGGGCAACTGGGACGAGTCGGGAACTATCCATCCGGTCAACCCCGGTCCGAACCCGAGCCTCTACTATACAACAGAGAATGTTTTGTCGATCGAAAACGGATGTATTATCGCTACCTCGGTCCTGAACTCCAGTGTAAAGGATTCGGTATGCCTTCAGATCAAGCCGCAGGCCGCGACGGTGAGTGTGGCCTATACCCGCGATACCGACGCCGACGGCCTTTTAGACCGGATCGAAGTCCGCTTTAACCGGAAAGTCGGATTCCCGGACAATTATAACAATAACGACGCCATTATCAGCTACAGTCGTTGGGGCGAATGGGAGGTTACCGACATCGTGTCGGCAAGCGGTGACAGCACCGACTCGGTGTTTTATTTCGAATTAAAGGAAAATTTCGAAACAATTCCCCAGACCGGATGGGAACCGGAGCTGAAAATCACCAATGCCGAGGAGATCAAGGATACTACGTATGAAACCACCGACGGCGCCGCGCCGGTTATCTGGAAAGTGGTAAAAAATGTCGAGGATATCGATGATCGTACAAAAGACGAAGTTACCGTGACATTCAGCGAAAATCTCGACCGGGCGCTGGGCACTTCAAACAATGATGAGCCGGATCTGGTGTTTCATGTCTGGCATATCGTGGATGGTGATACCATTGCCGCGGATACCATGATCAAAGGTATCGATTTTTTCAAGGTATCAAAGAGCGATGATCAGGCTGTTTTTGTAATGACCAACGAAATGAACCTCACCACCAACCATCTATTCAGTTTCCAGGTGGGGGATTCGAAAAACTATGCTGTAGATGAGCATAATAATGCCCAGAGTAATCCCGGCAACCGGCGGGTTCGCGTTGAGATTGAGGGTGTTCCTATTAACATAACCGCGGGACCGAATCCCTTTCCCCCCAATGCAAATCCCGAGCTTCAGAGTGAAACATTGAAATCCTACCTATCCCAGGATGCGGTGAAACGTGCCTATGATAACGGCGGGACTGCAATCGTGCTCGAGCTGCAGCTTCCTTCAAACCTTCGCAATGCCACCGAAATGGAGGTTACCGGCAATCTGGCGGTGTATGATATTGCCGGGAATCTGGTATATTCCCGAAAGAGCGATGAAAATCTTGTTCCCGACGAGTGGGAAACAAAACTGGTGAACCTGCTGGGCACTGCTCAGAGAATAGGATTTTACTGGGGAGGTATCAACGATCGTAACATGAAAGTCGCACCGGGTGCCTACAACGCGATCGTTAAAATATTCATTACCTATATCGATGCCTATGATGAAGAAAAGGTCGAGCAGGTAGTGAAACAGATCGCTCTTGGTGTGGGAAGAGGAACTCCCAGTAACTTTGCGGAATAATCACGTCTCTTTTTCCTTTCTGCCCATACTCAGGGTGGAGACCGGCAACCACCCTGCTATCCGTCTTTCGGGCCGGGACTGCTTTGGAAAAAAAGTTTGCAAAAAGATAATCGAATTTTGTTGCATTCATGGTTGAAAATACACT is a genomic window containing:
- a CDS encoding fibro-slime domain-containing protein, whose product is MTRISTLKHTGMLFTLVMVFPLVAQYYYPDTLWIPAIFYDYQADGSNPNFEACNNGGVVTGEVETFLDSIHKPVYRANTTGCNDRLNEWYRPSGASGVDTDAEFYFDSTIGQWRWTNLEPYQGRTGEYVSVDYNASYDMSTVIIYDSLPFIHLGNGLYEYVKAEDFNDQQYFPIDGRGYGAEVTRCGDILNNSNFGFVTEIQWDFEYRAGLTFDFFGDDDVWVFVNDSLVLDLGGIKGGASGSFNVDDIPGLVEGESYRFSFFHAERKTCGSDVMIMTNIIARVPSQIEIEVNADTITAGQLGQATGRIYDQDTSYLQDESNQITWKFVQGTKLPGDTILIPQDDTTNFTATKAHRNIYIIGSYEALSDTDTVWVKPGPADHLVIEGSPDGLTESPNADNPVGNVTIGASDTQYDRVYATLRDQYGNYVGQSQSTLWDTVAGPDLVVTAAEGANPSQGQGLITKAGDDGRTYATAQSLAPGHSESKFRDSVRVTVSPAEYKALRIVNESRQQIDTLNAILQDSTTLYVQAQRSDNNQWVDIPGEWGKTSGISSSTPAPPSSESWVFVPSDTGTGYIYASTDISFTPLSDSLWVRVIPGPPNKIDIYSETGSPVGKTPYPPSNEFIRLSADDTLDLVAKLFYNCQACVTKDYYLPQYESSSADIDWDVIQYRGGQDTLGTLTSNSGAISKYFRRIAGDTIQIIATYEGKISDTISIRIVPGDAAELVIEGSLDENRDELASVQFTSIDAVGATRTGYAVIRDQWGNKVRNAERANWESENSSVVSVPGSITETGIVVRESDITGSFQVWAYEDIGADRFIDSLTVNLAAYYYLALQIYDNNGQEIDSLSMSTNDYASLIVKGQRSDDSTWEEVPANWEMDTLSLSTDPSPPNNSSRWRDFSPSAPGSGWIRVTLGNDNQTMPDTIWATFTVGAPTSIEISLLTPADSLIAGETIRARVTIRNDDGEVPGIWCYPADGDSQAVYQDILVGSGQSDPTVSTGEDAGTVNERPNTGDRVDECFNNGIDTVEFVLYYAPNTGEQHQLWTRLNGESGWLEAHTEKFTLLPGAVDSVVLEFAGGEIVPSDTVLNAPDDNLYMVLIGYDQYGNRIGEVSGNWDESGTIHPVNPGPNPSLYYTTENVLSIENGCIIATSVLNSSVKDSVCLQIKPQAATVSVAYTRDTDADGLLDRIEVRFNRKVGFPDNYNNNDAIISYSRWGEWEVTDIVSASGDSTDSVFYFELKENFETIPQTGWEPELKITNAEEIKDTTYETTDGAAPVIWKVVKNVEDIDDRTKDEVTVTFSENLDRALGTSNNDEPDLVFHVWHIVDGDTIAADTMIKGIDFFKVSKSDDQAVFVMTNEMNLTTNHLFSFQVGDSKNYAVDEHNNAQSNPGNRRVRVEIEGVPINITAGPNPFPPNANPELQSETLKSYLSQDAVKRAYDNGGTAIVLELQLPSNLRNATEMEVTGNLAVYDIAGNLVYSRKSDENLVPDEWETKLVNLLGTAQRIGFYWGGINDRNMKVAPGAYNAIVKIFITYIDAYDEEKVEQVVKQIALGVGRGTPSNFAE